Proteins found in one Manduca sexta isolate Smith_Timp_Sample1 unplaced genomic scaffold, JHU_Msex_v1.0 HiC_scaffold_2263, whole genome shotgun sequence genomic segment:
- the LOC119192027 gene encoding neurofilament heavy polypeptide-like has product MEGVAGTSGATITDVDSESSGSVSSVRSRRAPGGGIPARLTVCHFTSDTDEPAPKDTSNRRPRERASSLGPTRTRTARPKEDLRVRADCAGNRKEIGQSEGNFTEGLNRVLNLIIRYVEQPESAAIARLDEERKKAKEESARLEATVKGLQEENASLRRRLESRPGVESALMGPAHRPTLAHERKAAPGDTQLPVTSGFVGGAPNNGKPAKNKGKGKAKGPAEPAPPLSAPATGPSSAPPTAVPGPSRAPAKPGGKKKQTKKDTPAQAAPEPRPLPPAPTSMETPWVVVAKRTRKKERPAPTSAANTQPPQSTRRAEPKLRPPRSAAVIISLTPAAVAKGMTYKGVLTDAQNRVDLTGLDITRLRPKFAATGAPMYEVPGANSEEGRLPRRKAEGVFRRVGRYQNLPAHEDQVAFFGFRPEAVVEGCKPNDEDVAKEITGAMPMEVAAEFARPLSLDTDSSEWLYPQSTSDTDEPAPKTQAIDGRMRDVRPQWASTSASRKRSWSVTGFNGKPRGRRREELEDQLQFIKSPVPRVSDTEEDRPILKEDLQALNWVTDKIVKYVEQPESAVIALEGNKVAGTQCPS; this is encoded by the exons ATGGAGGGAGTGGCCGGAACATCCGGGGCCACAATCACAGACGTAGATTCAGAGTCGAGCGGAAGTGTCTCTTCCGTCCGGAGCAGGAGAGCTCCTGGAGGAGGCATTCCCGCTCGATTGACAGTGTGTCACTTCACTAGTGACACTGACGAGCCGGCGCCGAAAGACACTAGCAACCGACGGCCGAGGGAGAGGGCGTCCTCCCTCG GGCCGACGCGGACGAGGACCGCCCGTCCTAAGGAGGACCTTAGAGTGCGGGCAGATTGTGCGGGCAATCGTAAGGAAATCGGGCAATCTGAAGGGAACTTCACAGAAGGCCTAAACCGGGTGCTCAACCTCATCATCCGGTACGTGGAGCAGCCCGAGTCTGCCGCGATAGCCCGCCTCGACGAGGAAAGAAAAAAGGCTAAGGAGGAAAGCGCCCGCCTCGAAGCTACCGTCAAAGGGCTGCAAGAAGAGAACGCCTCGCTCCGCCGCAG GCTAGAGTCCAGGCCAGGGGTGGAGTCGGCCCTGATGGGGCCAGCCCATAGGCCCACTCTGGCCCACGAAAGAAAGGCCGCCCCCGGGGACACGCAGCTCCCTGTGACGAGCGGCTTCGTAGGAGGGGCGCCTAACAACGGCAAACCGGCGAAGAACAAGGGGAAGGGGAAGGCGAAAGGACCAGCCGAACCAGCTCCGCCCCTCTCCGCTCCTGCGACTGGGCCCTCTAGCGCGCCGCCAACCGCTGTCCCTGGTCCTTCCAGGGCCCCGGCAAAACCCGGGGGAAAGAAGAAACAGACGAAGAAGGACACGCCAGCACAAGCCGCTCCGGAGCCCCGCCCGCTGCCGCCGGCTCCGACCTCGATGGAAACGCCGTGGGTCGTGGTGGCCAAAAGAACAAGAAAGAAGGAAAGGCCCGCTCCGACATCAGCGGCAAACACGCAACCGCCACAATCAACACGTCGGGCGGAGCCAAAACTGCGGCCACCACGCTCTGCGGCCGTAATAATATCTCTTACACCGGCGGCGGTGGCGAAAGGCATGACGTATAAGGGCGTGCTGACAGACGCACAGAACCGggtagacctcaccggcctGGACATTACCAGGCTGAGACCGaagtttgcggccacgggcgccccaatgtacgaggtgcccggggctaACTCAgaagagggccgactccctcgccgcaaggctgagggagtgtttCGCAGGGTCGGAAGATATCAgaatctcccggcccacgaagacc aagtTGCCTTCTTCGGTTTCCGGCCGGAGGCGGTGGTCGAAGGGTGCAAGCCCAACGACGAAGACGTAGCGAAGGAGATAACGGGCGCGatgcccatggaggtggcagcCGAATTCGCGCGGCCTTTGAGCCTGGACACGGACTCGAGCGAGTGGCTCTACC CTCAGTCgaccagcgacaccgacgaaccgGCGCCGAAGACGCAGGCGATCGACGGCAGAATGAGGGACGTCCGCCCTCAGTGGGCAAGTACGTCGGCCTCAAGAAAGCGCAGTTGGAGCGTGACAGGCTTCAACGGGAAGCCGCGCGGAAGACGCAGAGAGGAGCTGGAGGACCAGCTGCAATTTATCAAGTCGCCGGTCCCCAGAGTATCAGACACCGAAGAGGACCGTCCAATACTCAAGGAAGACCTCC AAGCGCTTAACTGGGTCACGGACAAGATCGTGAAGTACGTGGAACAGCCTGAGTCCGCTGTCATCGCGCTCGAGGGAAATAAAGTGGCAGGAACACAGTGCCCGTCTTGA